A region from the Rheinheimera mangrovi genome encodes:
- the astD gene encoding succinylglutamate-semialdehyde dehydrogenase, which produces MTELAVQFINGQWQQGAGLSFSSLNPAKQQLIWQGQSADSTQVNSAIEAARAAFEHWSELSFDARLQIARAFADQLTEHKEQFALCIAEETGKPLWETRTEVAAMIGKIDISARAYQERTGVKENPMPQGKAWIRHKPHGVVAVFGPYNFPGHLPNGHIVPALLAGNTVVFKPSELTPKVAELTVQLWQKAGLPAGVLNLLQGEIDTGKAIASHPGIDGLFFTGSSGTGHYLHQQFAGQPHKILALEMGGNNPLIVQKVKDVDAAVHDIIQSAFISAGQRCTCARRLYLPVGEEGDAILARVLEVTKALKVGLYDDAEQPFMGTLISEKAALGMLKAQQDLIERGAKVLLSMQQQAQSPAMLSPGILDCSQVNDMPDEEHFGPLLKVFRFTDFSEAIKAANNTSFGLSAGLLSDDEELYQLFFRKIRAGIVNWNRPITGASSAAPFGGVGGSGNHRASAYYAADYCAYPVASVELDQLQLPAQLSPGLRF; this is translated from the coding sequence ATGACAGAACTTGCAGTGCAATTTATCAATGGCCAGTGGCAACAGGGTGCTGGCCTCTCATTTTCCTCGTTAAATCCGGCTAAACAACAGCTAATTTGGCAAGGTCAGAGCGCCGATTCCACACAGGTGAACAGCGCCATCGAAGCGGCAAGAGCCGCTTTTGAACACTGGAGCGAATTAAGTTTTGATGCTCGTTTACAGATAGCCCGCGCCTTTGCGGACCAACTGACCGAACACAAAGAACAGTTCGCTTTGTGCATTGCCGAAGAAACAGGTAAACCGCTGTGGGAAACCCGTACAGAAGTGGCTGCCATGATAGGCAAGATCGACATTTCTGCCCGGGCTTATCAGGAAAGAACAGGGGTGAAAGAAAATCCTATGCCACAAGGCAAGGCTTGGATCCGTCATAAACCTCATGGTGTAGTGGCTGTATTTGGTCCTTATAATTTTCCAGGGCATTTGCCCAATGGTCATATAGTGCCTGCTTTATTGGCAGGTAATACGGTGGTGTTTAAACCCAGTGAGCTGACGCCAAAAGTGGCAGAACTGACGGTGCAGTTATGGCAAAAAGCTGGTTTACCTGCTGGGGTGCTGAATTTGCTGCAGGGTGAAATTGATACGGGTAAAGCTATCGCCAGTCATCCCGGTATTGATGGTTTATTTTTTACCGGCAGTTCTGGCACAGGTCATTATTTGCATCAGCAGTTTGCTGGTCAGCCGCATAAAATTCTGGCGCTGGAAATGGGTGGCAATAACCCTCTGATCGTCCAGAAAGTCAAAGATGTTGACGCAGCTGTGCATGACATTATTCAGTCGGCTTTTATCTCAGCTGGCCAACGTTGTACCTGTGCCCGTCGTTTGTATTTGCCTGTAGGTGAAGAAGGCGATGCCATACTGGCCCGTGTACTTGAAGTCACTAAGGCTTTGAAAGTAGGGCTGTACGACGACGCAGAACAGCCATTTATGGGCACATTAATTTCTGAAAAAGCAGCTTTGGGTATGCTTAAAGCGCAGCAGGATTTAATAGAACGTGGTGCTAAGGTGTTGTTATCTATGCAGCAACAAGCTCAAAGTCCGGCCATGTTGAGCCCAGGTATTTTGGATTGCAGCCAGGTCAATGATATGCCAGATGAAGAGCATTTTGGACCATTGTTAAAAGTATTCCGTTTTACTGATTTCAGTGAAGCAATTAAAGCAGCTAATAACACCAGCTTTGGTTTGTCGGCAGGCTTGTTGTCGGATGATGAAGAGCTGTATCAGCTGTTTTTCCGTAAAATCCGTGCCGGCATAGTCAACTGGAACAGGCCTATCACTGGAGCAAGCTCGGCAGCTCCTTTTGGTGGCGTTGGCGGCAGTGGAAATCACAGAGCCAGTGCTTATTACGCCGCGGATTATTGTGCTTATCCGGTCGCCTCTGTCGAGCTGGATCAATTGCAGCTTCCTGCGCAGTTGTCACCAGGTTTGCGTTTCTGA
- a CDS encoding ExeM/NucH family extracellular endonuclease — MKLSIFTLLVLSTGSFAVSAACQTETAIAAIQGDAKQSPLLNNTVSTSGVVTAVLYPGSKAAGILIQSLTPDNNPKTSEALFIASKELVQTAKPGQQVQVKGKVAELNGMTALVDVTSSVCGQQTAPKPVAAKLPVQSRQDWEALEGQYLSFSQPLIVNDTYPLARYGEILLADKRLWVATELHRPGKEAQQLEQQQRLSQLWLDDGIFKQNPDPVIFPDGNLSASNTVRVGDTVKNLQGYLIETKQGYRLVAAQVPDFETSNARTEAPKAKAADQIRVASFNVLNFFTGETAANPFPTRRGATNANELERQQAKMIAALSRMDADVIGLLEVENNGFDERSALATIVRELNKALGENRYAFVKPESSQGNDAIKVAMIYNQQKVTETGKAAVTAEGPFAYGSRAPLAQSFKAKTASTSFTVSINHFKSKGSCPDKQSNTTTHGNNDNKDGQGCWNQSRVEAAKALAAWLQSQPTGVNTPHQLVIGDLNAYRKEDPIYALEQAGWMHLAPVAETGHYSYVYQGRTGSLDHALASKSMAKQLTQFQHWNINADEPAVLDYNTEFKSEAQQKMWYAPDPYRSSDHDPVLIDFKF, encoded by the coding sequence ATGAAATTATCCATTTTTACTTTACTGGTGCTATCCACTGGTTCATTTGCTGTTTCTGCCGCTTGTCAGACAGAAACCGCTATTGCAGCAATTCAGGGCGATGCGAAACAAAGCCCGCTGTTAAACAACACTGTGTCTACATCAGGTGTAGTCACTGCAGTGTTGTATCCGGGCAGTAAAGCGGCAGGCATTTTGATCCAAAGTTTGACGCCTGATAACAATCCAAAAACCAGTGAGGCTCTATTTATCGCCAGCAAAGAGCTGGTGCAGACAGCGAAGCCAGGTCAGCAGGTTCAAGTGAAGGGTAAAGTGGCTGAGCTCAATGGCATGACAGCTTTAGTGGATGTCACCAGTTCAGTCTGTGGTCAACAAACAGCGCCAAAGCCTGTAGCCGCAAAATTGCCTGTTCAATCCAGACAAGATTGGGAAGCTTTGGAAGGTCAGTATTTGTCGTTCTCCCAACCTCTCATTGTCAACGACACTTATCCGTTAGCACGCTACGGTGAAATTTTACTGGCCGATAAAAGACTCTGGGTTGCCACAGAGTTACACAGACCAGGTAAAGAAGCCCAGCAGTTAGAGCAACAACAGCGTTTAAGCCAACTGTGGCTGGACGATGGTATTTTTAAACAGAATCCAGACCCTGTTATTTTCCCTGACGGCAATTTATCAGCCAGCAATACGGTGCGGGTTGGCGATACAGTGAAAAACCTGCAGGGTTATTTAATTGAAACTAAACAAGGTTACCGCTTAGTTGCGGCACAAGTGCCTGATTTTGAAACCAGCAATGCAAGAACTGAAGCGCCAAAAGCCAAAGCGGCGGATCAAATCCGGGTGGCCAGTTTTAACGTGCTGAACTTTTTTACCGGTGAAACCGCAGCCAATCCTTTTCCTACCCGCCGTGGTGCTACAAATGCAAATGAGCTAGAGCGCCAGCAAGCCAAAATGATAGCGGCTTTATCCCGCATGGATGCTGATGTGATAGGTTTGCTGGAAGTAGAAAACAATGGTTTTGACGAGCGCAGTGCTTTGGCCACTATAGTGCGCGAACTGAATAAAGCGCTTGGCGAAAATCGTTATGCTTTTGTCAAACCAGAGAGCTCTCAGGGCAATGATGCGATTAAAGTTGCGATGATCTATAACCAGCAAAAGGTGACTGAGACAGGCAAAGCGGCAGTGACAGCCGAAGGACCATTTGCTTATGGTTCACGTGCCCCTTTAGCGCAGAGCTTCAAAGCCAAAACAGCGTCAACCTCCTTTACCGTCAGTATTAATCACTTTAAATCCAAAGGCAGTTGCCCGGATAAGCAATCCAACACAACAACCCATGGCAACAATGACAATAAAGATGGCCAAGGCTGCTGGAATCAGTCTCGTGTAGAAGCGGCAAAAGCCTTAGCTGCCTGGCTGCAAAGCCAACCTACAGGCGTCAATACCCCACATCAACTGGTGATTGGCGATTTAAATGCTTACCGTAAAGAAGACCCAATTTATGCACTGGAACAAGCAGGTTGGATGCATTTGGCGCCAGTTGCTGAAACCGGCCATTATTCTTATGTGTATCAAGGTCGTACAGGGTCTTTAGATCACGCCCTTGCCAGCAAAAGCATGGCGAAACAGCTGACTCAATTCCAGCACTGGAATATCAATGCCGACGAGCCAGCCGTACTGGATTACAACACAGAATTTAAATCAGAAGCACAGCAAAAGATGTGGTATGCACCGGATCCTTACCGCTCGTCGGATCATGACCCGGTGTTGATCGACTTTAAGTTTTAA
- a CDS encoding TolB-like translocation protein: MRLLSLALAAMVLPVAAALPQYNLYLADLSKDLSVSNSVKINEAPTYINQPTFSMDGKSLFFTLEQGKDTAAQTDIGLYSVVERKQQLLSKTALSEYSPTLLPDGSGVSVVVVEADQTQRLWKVDWQGNSSLLKADPKGVGYHAWGQDQDLLLFILGDKEDNHTVRYLDKNGKLTTLATGVGRALSWQPGTQKAYYTEAKHEQLYLSFYDVKTRTTTATELALPEKGQDLVWWSADTLLVSAGTKIYQWQASDKQGWTLWLDLSKDCGTEVSRFALNKERSQLAFVCKL, translated from the coding sequence GTGCGATTACTTTCTCTTGCTTTGGCTGCTATGGTTTTACCCGTGGCAGCAGCTTTACCACAATACAATTTATATCTGGCTGATTTATCAAAAGATTTGTCTGTTTCTAACAGCGTAAAAATTAACGAAGCTCCAACTTATATCAATCAGCCAACTTTTAGCATGGACGGGAAAAGCTTATTTTTTACGCTGGAGCAAGGTAAAGATACAGCAGCTCAAACTGATATAGGGCTTTATTCTGTAGTAGAGAGAAAGCAGCAACTGCTGAGCAAAACAGCGTTAAGTGAATATTCGCCCACCTTATTACCTGATGGTTCAGGTGTATCCGTAGTTGTAGTGGAAGCCGATCAAACACAACGATTATGGAAAGTGGACTGGCAGGGCAACAGCAGTTTGCTAAAAGCCGATCCGAAAGGGGTGGGTTATCATGCCTGGGGGCAGGATCAGGATCTGTTGTTGTTTATTCTGGGCGATAAAGAAGACAACCATACAGTGCGTTATCTGGATAAAAACGGCAAGCTGACGACGCTGGCGACAGGGGTAGGCCGGGCGTTAAGCTGGCAACCTGGTACTCAAAAAGCTTATTACACTGAGGCCAAACACGAGCAACTCTATTTAAGTTTTTACGATGTGAAAACCAGAACTACGACTGCGACTGAGCTGGCGCTGCCTGAGAAAGGTCAGGATTTAGTCTGGTGGTCAGCTGATACTTTACTGGTATCAGCTGGTACAAAAATTTATCAGTGGCAAGCCTCAGATAAACAAGGCTGGACTTTGTGGTTAGATTTATCGAAAGACTGTGGTACTGAAGTCAGCCGTTTTGCGCTCAATAAAGAGCGCAGTCAGCTGGCTTTTGTTTGTAAGCTTTAA
- a CDS encoding DUF3802 family protein, which yields MVTDKPGYEHLIQFLTEHLSLFEQRGPVVAGAKTLGEVLEESIAEQIIQLCTQHTELEMNHRSMIVREVDGILYDFQEVLASVLEEPATAQQTELIQEISLLIKNLFDNAIAALMD from the coding sequence ATGGTAACTGATAAACCCGGCTATGAGCATTTGATCCAGTTTCTCACGGAGCATTTGTCGCTGTTTGAACAACGCGGCCCTGTCGTCGCTGGTGCTAAAACTCTGGGTGAAGTGCTGGAAGAGTCCATCGCTGAGCAAATTATCCAGCTGTGTACTCAGCATACCGAACTGGAAATGAACCATCGCAGCATGATAGTGCGCGAAGTAGATGGTATTTTGTATGACTTCCAGGAGGTTTTAGCTTCTGTTTTGGAAGAACCGGCCACGGCGCAGCAGACAGAGCTCATTCAGGAAATATCATTGTTGATCAAAAACCTGTTTGACAATGCCATTGCGGCTTTGATGGATTAA
- a CDS encoding OsmC family protein, translating into MQASVKWAGDQTFIGRSDSGHNVVFDAHKEGSAAPSPMEMVLMSAGACSSVDVVSILQKARQQVTDCEVILTGERVETIPRVFSKIHLHFVVTGFNVSEKHVEKAVNLSAEKYCSVSIMLSQSVEVTHSFSVKQSEVQPAAESE; encoded by the coding sequence ATGCAAGCCAGCGTAAAATGGGCCGGTGACCAGACTTTTATCGGTCGTTCTGATAGTGGCCACAATGTGGTGTTTGACGCTCATAAAGAAGGCAGTGCTGCACCCAGCCCTATGGAAATGGTGCTGATGTCAGCTGGTGCCTGTTCTTCGGTTGACGTTGTTAGTATTCTGCAAAAAGCCAGACAGCAAGTCACGGATTGTGAAGTGATTTTAACTGGAGAGCGTGTAGAAACCATTCCTCGTGTATTCAGTAAAATTCATCTGCATTTTGTCGTGACTGGTTTTAATGTCAGCGAAAAACATGTGGAAAAAGCAGTGAATTTGTCGGCTGAGAAATACTGTTCTGTTTCTATTATGTTGTCACAAAGTGTCGAAGTGACGCATTCTTTTAGTGTGAAACAATCCGAAGTACAGCCTGCGGCTGAATCTGAATAA
- a CDS encoding class I SAM-dependent methyltransferase, protein MKALSQFVLVSSLVLSQFSFADTATTALQQAVQNPARTEANKVRDQYRHPVETLAFFGVTPQSTVVEIAPGAGWYTEILAPLLAKEGKYYAAHFPANSTSEYATRNLKAFKEKLAADDAYSQVVITEFSPLPNQQVAPANSADVVLTFRNLHNWYMQKGEQGMLDAFASFYAALKPDAVLGVVEHRLPEDKKSADWLKSGYFPQSLAVELAQKAGFVLEESSEINANPKDTADHPGGVWTLPPTLSQKEQDKDKYLAIGESDRMTLKFRKPAAK, encoded by the coding sequence TTAGTATCCAGTTTAGTGCTTAGCCAGTTTTCTTTTGCAGATACTGCAACCACAGCTTTACAGCAAGCGGTGCAAAACCCAGCCCGTACTGAAGCCAACAAAGTACGAGACCAATACAGACATCCGGTTGAAACCTTAGCTTTTTTTGGGGTTACACCACAAAGCACTGTGGTTGAAATAGCTCCTGGTGCTGGCTGGTACACCGAAATTCTGGCGCCCTTACTGGCCAAAGAAGGCAAATACTATGCGGCTCATTTCCCTGCCAACAGCACCTCCGAATACGCGACACGCAACCTGAAAGCCTTTAAAGAGAAGCTGGCTGCTGATGACGCCTACTCTCAGGTTGTTATCACTGAATTCTCTCCGTTACCTAATCAACAAGTCGCTCCGGCTAACAGTGCCGATGTGGTACTAACCTTCCGTAACCTGCATAACTGGTATATGCAAAAAGGTGAACAAGGTATGCTCGATGCTTTTGCTTCCTTTTACGCAGCGTTAAAACCTGATGCTGTGTTAGGTGTAGTGGAACACCGTTTACCCGAAGATAAAAAATCAGCCGACTGGTTAAAGTCAGGCTACTTCCCGCAAAGTCTGGCGGTTGAATTGGCGCAAAAAGCGGGTTTTGTCTTAGAAGAGAGTAGCGAAATTAACGCCAATCCAAAAGATACAGCCGACCATCCGGGTGGTGTCTGGACTTTACCTCCTACTCTGTCACAAAAAGAGCAGGACAAAGACAAGTATCTGGCCATTGGTGAAAGTGACCGTATGACTCTGAAATTCCGCAAACCAGCAGCCAAATAG
- the speD gene encoding adenosylmethionine decarboxylase → MVKPFEKLRLHGFNNLTKSLSFSIYDICYAQTEQHRQEYISYIDEQYNADRLTDILSEVVDIIGANILNIARQDYDPQGASVTILVCEEPIEGSPDNSENPGPLPDSVVAHLDKSHICVHTYPEVHPQDGICTFRADIEVSTCGLISPLKALNFLIHSFESDIVTIDYRVRGFTRDVKGVKHYIDHPIHSIQNFMDEQTKNAFQMVDVNVYQENLFHTKMMLKEYDLNNYLFGTGVGELDDVERKTINKKVKREMREIFYGRNLPEME, encoded by the coding sequence GTGGTTAAACCTTTTGAAAAACTAAGACTGCATGGTTTTAATAACCTGACCAAGAGCCTGAGTTTCAGCATTTACGATATCTGCTATGCCCAGACTGAGCAACATCGTCAGGAGTATATCTCCTACATCGACGAGCAATACAATGCCGATCGTCTGACCGATATTCTGAGTGAAGTGGTGGATATTATCGGCGCCAATATTTTAAATATTGCCCGGCAGGATTATGACCCACAAGGCGCCAGCGTGACCATTTTGGTCTGTGAAGAACCTATTGAAGGTTCACCGGATAACTCAGAAAATCCAGGCCCATTGCCGGATTCTGTGGTGGCTCACCTGGATAAAAGCCATATTTGTGTGCATACCTATCCTGAAGTGCATCCACAGGATGGCATCTGTACTTTCCGCGCTGATATTGAAGTTTCGACTTGTGGTTTAATTTCACCCTTGAAGGCGCTGAACTTCCTGATCCACAGTTTTGAGTCAGACATAGTGACCATAGATTACCGGGTGCGTGGTTTTACCCGTGACGTGAAAGGTGTCAAACACTACATAGACCATCCTATTCATTCGATTCAGAATTTTATGGACGAGCAGACTAAAAATGCCTTCCAGATGGTGGATGTGAATGTGTACCAGGAAAACCTGTTTCACACCAAAATGATGCTCAAAGAGTATGACTTGAACAACTATCTGTTTGGTACAGGTGTTGGTGAGCTGGACGATGTTGAGCGTAAAACCATCAACAAAAAAGTAAAACGCGAAATGCGGGAAATCTTTTACGGCCGCAATTTACCGGAAATGGAATAA
- the astA gene encoding arginine N-succinyltransferase yields the protein MMVIRPIRAEDYAELYDIAVESGHGFTSLPVNDELLQRKISRSESSFAKKVTKPGDEGYLFVLEDPATGAVVGTSAIEAAVGLEDAFYHYHLGKVVHTSRALGVYNPVDILTLCNDYTGVSELCTLFLRETSRKQNNGRLLSKFRFLFIAEFRSRFADRVIAEMRGVSDEDGHSPFWKWLQDSFFSVDFPTADYLTGIGQKVFIAELMPKYPIYVTLLSKEAQAVIGKVHEKTRPALALLQSEGFSNTGYVDIFDAGPTVEAKVEHIRSVRSSRKLQVQIGAVTGGQSYMVSNTKLEDFRATWLYLQLAEDSEVVILPAECAELLQVGNGDWVRLARI from the coding sequence ATGATGGTCATTCGCCCAATCCGAGCCGAAGATTATGCTGAACTGTACGACATTGCTGTCGAATCAGGTCATGGCTTTACTTCGTTGCCCGTCAATGATGAGTTGTTACAACGTAAGATCAGCCGGTCGGAAAGTTCCTTTGCCAAAAAGGTAACGAAGCCAGGTGATGAGGGGTATCTGTTTGTACTGGAAGACCCTGCAACAGGCGCTGTAGTAGGCACCAGTGCTATCGAAGCCGCAGTAGGGCTGGAAGATGCGTTTTATCATTACCATTTAGGTAAGGTAGTGCATACCTCCCGTGCTTTAGGGGTTTATAACCCGGTAGATATTCTGACGCTTTGTAATGATTACACCGGAGTGTCAGAGCTTTGTACCTTGTTTTTACGCGAGACGAGTCGCAAACAAAACAATGGTCGTTTGTTATCTAAGTTCCGTTTTTTATTTATTGCCGAATTCCGTTCGCGTTTTGCCGACAGGGTGATTGCTGAAATGCGAGGAGTGTCCGATGAAGATGGGCACTCACCGTTCTGGAAATGGCTGCAGGACAGCTTCTTTTCAGTGGATTTCCCAACAGCAGACTACCTGACAGGTATAGGCCAGAAGGTGTTTATTGCTGAGCTGATGCCGAAGTACCCAATTTACGTCACTTTATTAAGTAAAGAAGCTCAGGCTGTAATAGGCAAAGTGCACGAAAAAACCCGTCCGGCTTTAGCTTTGCTGCAATCAGAAGGTTTTTCTAATACTGGTTATGTCGATATTTTTGACGCAGGCCCAACGGTTGAAGCCAAAGTAGAGCATATCCGCAGTGTGCGCAGTAGCCGTAAGTTGCAAGTCCAGATTGGTGCTGTCACAGGTGGCCAATCCTACATGGTGTCAAACACCAAACTGGAGGACTTCAGAGCCACCTGGCTTTACCTGCAACTGGCAGAAGACAGCGAAGTGGTAATCTTACCTGCTGAATGCGCAGAACTATTGCAGGTAGGTAACGGCGATTGGGTGCGTTTAGCCCGGATTTAA
- the purD gene encoding phosphoribosylamine--glycine ligase, with the protein MKVLVIGGGGREHALAWKAAQSAHVTQVFVAPGNAGTALEANLTNVAIAADDVPALTAFAKREGIALTIVGPEAPLAKGVVDTFRQQGLAIFGPTQASAQLESSKAFAKDFLARHKIPTASYANFTDIEPAKAYVKANGTPIVIKADGLAAGKGVIIAQNEAEAFAAIDDMLSGNKFGSAGSRVVIEEFLTGEEASFIVMVDGTHALAFASSQDHKARDDGDKGPNTGGMGAYSPAPVVTPAVHDWVMQNVIYPTVNGMASEGHIYTGFLYAGLMVSPDGTCKVLEFNCRFGDPETQPIMMRLQSDLVELCQAAVEGKLAQQEIKFDGRAAVGVVLAAGGYPDDYRKGDVISGLPTEDSREAKVFHAGTVLKDGQVLTAGGRVLCATALGANVTAAQKAAYELTDKVQWDGVFSRRDIGYRAIKRENS; encoded by the coding sequence ATGAAAGTATTAGTAATAGGTGGTGGTGGTCGTGAACATGCTCTGGCATGGAAAGCAGCACAATCTGCTCATGTGACACAAGTTTTTGTAGCTCCGGGTAACGCAGGTACTGCGCTGGAAGCCAATCTGACTAATGTGGCTATTGCAGCAGACGATGTGCCTGCCCTGACCGCTTTTGCCAAAAGAGAAGGCATAGCTTTGACTATAGTGGGTCCTGAAGCACCACTGGCCAAAGGTGTGGTTGATACCTTCCGTCAGCAAGGCTTAGCTATTTTTGGCCCAACTCAGGCCTCTGCTCAGTTAGAAAGCTCGAAAGCTTTTGCCAAAGACTTTTTAGCCCGTCACAAAATCCCTACTGCGTCTTACGCTAACTTTACGGACATAGAGCCAGCTAAAGCTTATGTGAAAGCCAATGGCACTCCAATAGTCATCAAGGCCGATGGTTTAGCTGCCGGCAAAGGCGTGATTATCGCCCAGAATGAAGCTGAAGCTTTTGCAGCCATTGACGATATGCTCTCTGGTAACAAGTTTGGTTCAGCTGGCAGCCGTGTGGTGATTGAAGAGTTTTTAACAGGTGAAGAAGCTTCCTTTATCGTGATGGTCGATGGTACTCACGCTTTAGCTTTTGCATCATCTCAGGATCATAAAGCCCGTGATGATGGTGACAAAGGTCCAAACACAGGTGGTATGGGTGCTTATTCGCCAGCACCAGTAGTGACTCCTGCCGTACACGATTGGGTAATGCAGAATGTAATTTACCCAACAGTGAATGGGATGGCGTCTGAAGGCCATATCTACACAGGTTTCCTCTATGCAGGTTTGATGGTATCGCCAGATGGCACCTGTAAAGTACTGGAATTTAACTGTCGTTTTGGTGACCCTGAAACTCAGCCAATTATGATGCGTTTACAGTCCGACTTAGTTGAGCTGTGCCAGGCCGCTGTGGAAGGTAAATTAGCCCAGCAAGAGATTAAATTCGACGGCCGCGCCGCTGTAGGTGTAGTGCTGGCTGCTGGTGGTTATCCGGATGATTATCGCAAAGGTGATGTGATTTCAGGTTTACCTACAGAGGACAGCCGTGAAGCCAAAGTATTCCACGCTGGCACTGTATTAAAAGACGGTCAGGTGCTGACAGCAGGTGGTCGGGTGCTTTGTGCCACAGCTTTAGGCGCCAATGTGACCGCGGCACAAAAAGCAGCCTATGAGCTGACTGATAAAGTGCAGTGGGACGGTGTTTTCAGCAGACGTGATATAGGTTACCGCGCCATCAAACGTGAAAACAGCTGA
- a CDS encoding phosphoribulokinase, whose protein sequence is MSHKNPIIAVTGSSGAGTTTTMSAFSHIFRSLGIDAGFVAGDCFHKYSRPEMDLEVRKAKEHGKHISYFGAEANDFAALESLFSSYAETGTGKVRQYLHTFDEAVPYNQLPGTFTPWQDLRPNTDLLFYEGLHGGVVTEQNNVAQHVDLLIGMVPIVNLEWIQKIIRDTSERGHSREAVMSSIVRSMDDYVNQITPQFSRTHINFQRVPTVDTSNPFSAKDIPSLDESFVVIRFRGIKHVDFPYYLQMINGAFMSRVNTLVVPGGKMNLAMELILTPLVEQLIIKRRQARGQINWLE, encoded by the coding sequence ATGTCTCACAAAAACCCTATTATTGCGGTCACAGGTTCTTCAGGTGCTGGCACTACCACCACGATGAGCGCTTTCTCACATATATTCCGCAGCCTTGGTATAGACGCAGGTTTTGTCGCAGGAGATTGTTTTCACAAATACAGCAGACCAGAAATGGATCTGGAAGTACGTAAAGCTAAGGAACATGGCAAACATATCAGCTACTTTGGCGCAGAAGCGAACGACTTTGCCGCTTTAGAATCGCTGTTCTCAAGTTATGCCGAAACAGGTACTGGCAAAGTACGACAGTATTTACATACCTTTGATGAAGCTGTGCCTTATAACCAACTGCCAGGCACTTTTACGCCCTGGCAAGATTTACGCCCTAACACCGATTTGTTGTTTTATGAGGGCTTACATGGTGGTGTAGTAACTGAACAAAACAATGTGGCTCAGCATGTGGATTTGCTGATCGGCATGGTACCTATAGTCAACTTAGAGTGGATCCAAAAAATCATCCGCGACACCTCTGAACGTGGCCATAGCCGCGAGGCCGTGATGTCGAGCATAGTGCGCAGCATGGATGATTACGTGAATCAGATCACTCCGCAGTTTTCCCGTACTCATATCAACTTTCAGCGCGTGCCTACGGTCGATACTTCCAACCCATTCAGTGCCAAAGATATTCCGTCATTGGATGAAAGCTTTGTGGTGATCCGCTTCCGTGGCATTAAACATGTCGACTTCCCTTATTACCTGCAAATGATCAACGGCGCTTTTATGTCACGGGTCAATACACTGGTGGTGCCGGGAGGAAAAATGAATCTGGCGATGGAACTGATTTTAACGCCGCTGGTAGAGCAGCTGATTATTAAAAGGCGTCAGGCCAGGGGGCAGATTAACTGGCTGGAATAA